Within the Kiritimatiellia bacterium genome, the region GGCGGCGGCAAAACACGCGCAATTGGAGCAATGAATATGTCAAGTTCGGATAATTCTGAGTTCGTCAATCCGGAAGCGAGAAAAACATTCCGGGCAACCATGTGCTTTCAAAAAAGCGATTTTATTCCCAGCTTTGAAGCATTGGGGTTTTGGGATGACACCGTAAAGCGTTGGCATGCGGAGGGATTGCCTGCCGACCAGACTCCCTGGGAATATTTTCGTATTGACCGGCTTATGGATAACACGGGAGGTTTTGAGAATCCTTCTGCGCTGAAAAGGCTCATAGACCTTGTTTTTCAGATTCCCTATTGGCCGTTGTTTGAAACGAAAGTCATTGAGGAAAAAGATGATTATTTGATCAAGCAGGATGAAGACGGCGTCATTAAAAAAGTGATGAAACATGGCGTTTCCATGCCCCAGTTTCTGAAATTCCCGGTGGAAACCCGATTGGACTGGGAAAAAATCAAAGAGAGGCTGAACCCGGAAAGCGAAGAACGATACGGCGCTATCAAAGCCATGGCTTCTGACCTGAGAAAACGCCGGCATATCCTTCGTTTTGGCATTTGCGGGAGCTACGGGTTTCAGCGGAATCTTTTCGGTGAAGAAAAACTGGCTTATCTTTTTTACGACGCCCCCGGCCTTCTGCATGATGTTATGAAGCATTGGCTTTGCTTTCAGACGGCCGTTGCCGACCGCATCTGTCCTTTGGTTGATTTTGATTATGTTTTCCTCTGGGAGGATATGGCGTTCAAGACGGCCCCTTTTATATCGCCGGATATTTTCAGAGAATTTATGTTCCCCTATCTTAAGGCATTTATCGGGCATGTCAGGGCCAGGCACCATCTGGACCTTTTTATGGTTGATTCTGACGGAAACAACTTGGCTCTGCTTCCATTGCTTGTGGAAGCAGGGATAAACGTTTTTATGCCCTGTGAAATAGCGGCCGGTATGGAGCCGGTGTCGGTCAGGGAAAAATTTCCGAACTTAGCCCTTCTGGGCGGGATTGATAAACGCGCCTTATTGAAAGGGAAGAAAGAGATAGAGGCGGAAATCATTAAAAAAGCGTCTCTTTTGCCGGCCGGCCAGGGGTATATTCCTTCTGTGGACCACGCGGTTCCTCCGGACGTGTCTTTTGAAAACTTTTGTTATTACACTAAATTTCTGAGAAAAATTACCGGAGGTGTTTTTTAATGACATCAAAAGAACGGGTTTTAAAAGCCGTTAATTCGGAAGAGGCGGACCGGGTGCCTCTTGATTATTTTGCCATGCCGGAGATTGACGAGAGGTTAAAACTTCATCTCGGTGTCAAAACCCGGGAGGAATTGCTTCAAAAGCTCGGGATAGATTTCAGGATTGTGGCGGGAAAATACAAGGGGGCTATTCCGCAACCGCCGGCGGAAGGAATAATCATGGATGAATGGGGGGTGGGGAGAAAGGCGGTAAGCCACGGAACCGGCGTATATAATCAGGAATGTTGCCGGCCCCTCGAAAATGCCAGGACAGTTGACGAAGTGGAAAATCATCGGTGGCCCAGCGCCGAGGACTACGATTTTTCCGGCATAAGAGAAGAATGTAAAATGAAAAAGGAATATGCCATATGTGGAAGCGGGCCGACGGCGGACTGGATAAACCGCGCCAGCTACCTGCGCGGTTTTGATAATTTTCTGGTGGACCTGGCCGAGGAAAACCCGGTCAGTTTAAGGATCTTGGACAAGATGACGGATTTCTATTGCCAGTATGATAAACGACTGCTGGAAGAGGCTGGCGGCGGGATTGATATACTTTGGATAGGAGATGATTACGGCACCCAGAAAGGACTTCTTTTAAGCAGGGAAATGTGGCGGAAAGTTATCCGGCCGCATGTCGCGCGCATCATAATCCTGGCCCATGATCATGGCGCGAAAATAATGTTCCATTCCTGCGGCTCCATCCGGGAGTTGATGCCCGATTTGATAGAAACGGGCGTGGACATCATTGATACGCTTCAGCCGGAAGCAAAAGGGATGGCGCCTTCGGAATTAAAGGGGGAGTTTTATGGCAAGGTGGCGTTCCATGGGATGATCAGCACGGCCGGGACGCTTGCCTGCGGAAAACCGGAAAACGTCCGGCGCGAGGTGATGGAAAGGCTGCGGGTCATGAAGCCGGGCGGGGGATATATGCTGGCGCCCACCCATTTCATTCAATCCAATACCCCGGAGGAAAATATCGTGGAAATGTATAAAACCGCGCGCGAATACGGTTGTTATTAAACATAATTAAACCAGGATGCATAATATGGGCACAAAGATAAAAGTGGGCTTGATCGGAGCGGGCTGGATATCTTCTTGTCATGTCAAAGGTTACCGGGCCTTGGGCGACCGGGTGGAGATATTGGCAATCGCCGACGCCAACCAGGAGCGCGCGGAAAAATTACGCGCCGCAACAGGAGCGAAACATGTCTTTGGTAATTGCCGGGATTTGTTGGAACTGGCGGAAATAGACGCCGTGGACATAATGTTGCCGACCTTTCTGCATGCGGAAGCAGCTATATCCGCCTGCCGGAAAGGAAAACACGTTCTTTGTGAAAAACCGTTTGCTTCAACCGGAAGAGAATGCGCGCAAATGGCCGCGGCCGCCCGCAAGGCGAAGGTTCTTCTCATGCCGTTTCATAACCTCGTGTTTTTCCCTTCCATTCTCAAGGCGTACGATGTCCTTCAAAAGGGAGAAATAGGCCGGCCCGTTATTTACCGGGCAAAACATATTTTCGGGTACCCGGGCGGGAGCATGAAGTTTCTTGAAAACAATTACCGCGGTGATAGACGCAAGAGCGGCGGCGGCGCAATCATGGAAGGCGGCGCCCACTCCATATATCTTGCGGAAAGACTCATGGGAAGAATTGCGCGTGTATCCGCCAAACTCACCCGTTTCCCTTCCGGAAAGTTTGAAATAGAAAACGGCGGAGTCGTACTCTTTGAGTTTGCGAACGGCGCGGTCGGCACAATGACGGTCTACTGGGGCGCGGGTTATGGCGATGACGGGAAGGAAATCATCGGCACAAAAGGCGCCCTTATTGTCAACGGCATGGAATACCAGTCGTTACGGAAGCCCCCTTTGGGGATTTATCGGGATCCGAAAGCCCTGGGACATCATACCAGCGACGCGAGCCAGTCGTGGGAGTTTCCTTATATTGATTTTGATTGGGAAAAGTCTTTCGTGAACACAATCGTTCATTTCATAGACTGTATCCAAAACCATAAAAAAGCGATTATAAATGCGGAAGATGGAAAAAGCGTTATAAAAGTCGTGGAGGCGATTTACCTGTCGGCCAGGCAAGGTAAATGCGTCAGGGTATAATAACGAGGGGAAGATGAACGGTTACGAGCTGGTAAAGAAGGCGATTGAATTTGGTTCGCCGGAGCGGGTGCCGGTCGTCTCAGTGAAATTTGATCCTGAGCGCGACAATTGCACGATAGATTACGGCACATTGGGGGCAGGCGCAAAGCTTTGGGAGCCCTTGCGCGCAACGCAGGATGAATGGGGGTGCGTCTGGAACCGGACCGGCCTGGATAACATGGGGCAGGTGAAGGAACATCCCTTGAGTTCCCGGGAGGCAATGAAGAATTATAAATTCCCGGACCCGGACGCCGGGGACAGATTTGCCAATCTGGAAAATATTTTAAAAGACGTTGCCGGCAAATATGTCCTGCTTAATCTGCCTTTCACGCTCTTTGAAAGAATGCACTATTTGCGCGGGTTCACGGAGCTTCTTGAGGATTTTTATTTGTATCCGGAGGAAGTCCGTGGGCTGGCGGAGAAAATCGTTGATTTTCAAATTGGCGTGGTTAATCGGCTTAAGGATTTCAAGGGGCGGGTCCATGGAGTGCTGATGACGGATGACTGGGGCACGCAGTCTGCCACAATAATCAGCCTGCCTTTGTGGCGGGAATTTTTCAAACCAGGCTATAAAAGACTCTTTGCGGCGATCCATGATATGGGGATGCACACCTGGCTGCATTCGTGCGGCAAGGTCAACGACTTCATCAATGAATTTATTGAGGTTGGTCTGGATGTAATCAACCTCGGCCAGCCGGCGCTGGCGGGGATTGCAGAAACCGGCAAAAAATTTGCCGGCCGGATTTGTTTCGCCAGTTTTGTGGACGTTCAAACCACGTTTGTACGCGGGACTCTTGACGAAATCAGGGCCGAGGCAAAGCTGATGATTGAAAAACAGGGGACGCCCAAAGGCGGATTTATCGGATTTGATGTTGATTATGAGTGCATCGGGGTTGCCAAAGAAAGAAGGGATGCAATGATCAGCGCCTTCAGGGAATTCGGAAAGTTATCGTGTTAATCTTTTGAACCAGAAAACCAAAGGGATTGAACATAACGATATGACAGAATGATGTTTATATCTTAAGGAGGAGAAGAAAATATGCATGATCGTATAGGCGTGATGGCTTCACTCAAAGAAAAAGGATCCGGTTTTAAAGAAATGAAGCGGTACAACCTTAAAGTCTGCCAGTTATACAGTTGGGAGCCGCATGTCTGGTCGGAGGAATTGGCCGGACGGGTCCGCGCGGACGCGAAATCGTCAGGCATCCATATTACGGCCTTTTGGGCGGGTTGGACCGGGCCGGCGACGTGGAATATGGTTGATGGCCCCGGCACCTTGGGGCTCCTGCCGGCGGCCTATCGTTATCATCGCATAATGGAATTGACCAAGGCCGGTGATTTTGCGCAAAAACTGGGAGTTCCCGCAATTATTACCCATCTCGGGTTTATCCCTGAAAATCCGCTGGATTCTCTTTTCCGGGACATGGTCATTGCCGTACGCGCAATAGCGCAGGAATTGAGCAAACGCAATTTGGAATTCTGGTTTGAAACCGGGCAGGAAACCCCGTTGACCTTGTTGCGGCTGATCAGGGAAGTTGGCGCTCCAAACCTGGGGATTAACCTGGATCCGGCAAACTTGATCTTATACGGGAAAGGCAACCCGATTGACGCATTGGATGTGTTTGGTAAATACGTGCGGAATATTCATGCCAAAGACGCGTTATGTCCGACGGACCCTTCGCAAATTGGCCGGGAAGTAAAAGTGGGTGAAGGCCGGGTCCGCTTTCCGGAATTTGTTCGGAAATTAAAAAAGATCGGATTTAAGGGCGAGTTTATCATTGAACGCGAAGTTTCCGGGGAACAGCAGGCGCGGGATATATTGGAAACGACCAAGTATCTGAAAAAGCTGTTGGAGGCAAAAAATGATTAAAGCCGGTTTTATAGGAACGGGTGGTATTTCCGTTCTGCACTTGAAATATTTGCAGACTCGGAAAGACGTCAATATCACCGCTTTGTGCGATTTGAACCGCGACCAAGCTTTGAAACGTCAAAAAGAATTCGGCGGCGTCATTGCCGCTCATACGCACAGCTGGGTGGCCGACCGCTGGCGCAACGAAATAAACTTCAGCGGCGAAGAAAACTTCTACCGCCTTAATTTGAACATCAATTCTTTGGCGGGCGATCAGCCAGCGGCGGCGGAATGTAACCTTTACGGCGGCCGGAGGAAAAAAACAGCTCCGCGAAAGACTCCGTTTCAATTTCAACAGGAATCAAGAAGTATTTTTGAATACGAAAATGAAATATTCCTGAAACAGGTTAAATCGGGCGATTGGAGCGGCAATCCCTGTGACTATTCCGATTGACTGCAGTCCTTGCATCTGACTTTGGCTTGCGACAGGGCGCTGATGAGCGGAAAGGCTGTCAAAGTTTTGCCCTGGCCTGAAAACAGCCGCAACCGTCCCGGCAAGAAGGAGCAGGATTAATTTGACAACCGAAATGTTTGTGAAAAATAAAATGCGCATGACGCATATAAAAAAGCTGGCTTATGTGATAGCCGGGGTGTTTTTTGTTTTTGCCGGCCCGGGAATAACCGAGGTGGTGAGAGTTTTTCCGCTTGCGCATCCGGTAACCAACAAACGAATTCTGCCCGACACGGATTTGTTATTGTTCAGCTCTTCGGTTTCCGAGATTATGGTTTTGGCCTGTCCGGGTGAATACGAGCCGGCCAGTTTTGTTTTGAGGACAGAAGAGGACATGGAAGGGGTCACGGCGGAAGCGGCGGAACTTGAGGGGAAGGAGAACGCCATGGCGCCCGGGAATGTTGATATCAGGGTGGTCAAATGCTGGTGGCAGGATAAAGGTATTGGCTATCGGGAGGAAACGCCCGCTAGGTTGTATAACCCAACGAGCTATTCAGCGGTAAAGACATTGATTCCTGAATTGCTCCTGCACGACGACAGTCTGGTAAAAGTGGACAAGGAGAATAATTATCTGAAGCTTGTTTTTGAGAAAGGTTCTCCCGCGCAGAGGGAAGAGTATGTCTTGGCAAGCAGGGAAGGGGGGATAGACCTGCCGCGGGAAAAACTTGACCGGTATATCAATTATATCTACGACAGCCCGACCCTGGTTCCTTTCAATCTTAAAAGGAAAGAGAACAAGCAGTTATGGCTTACCATAAAAATTCCTGATAATGCCGCGCCCGGTGTCTATAAGGGCGAGGTCAGGATAAAGAAGGGGCAAGCGGTTCTGGGTGCCATCCCGATGAAGGTCCGGGTGCTTCCCATAAAGTTGCTCCCGCCCTATCATGTTTCAAGTATTTACTATTATATGCCGTCCGGTGTTACCTACCAGGAGAGGCAATTCAGGCAGTTCCGGAAAGAGACGGAGAACCTTCTGGCGCACGGGGTATTTAATCCTGTGTTTCCAACAGAGTTGGTCGTTAGGGATCCCGGTTTGAAAGATATGGAAGAGGCATTAAAGATAAGAGAAGAATTGGGGATCAGGGGACAGCCTTTATTCATTTGCGGCAACGCCCAGAATCTGGGGTTTTCCACATCCGAAAATTCAGCCGTAACCCCGTCCCAGCTTGAGGAATTGAAAAAGAAAACAAGGGATATCCTGGCAATGGCCGGCAAGTTTAATATTCCCGAGGTGTATTTCTATGGAGTGGATGAAGCAAAAGGCGATAGGCTCGCGGCCCAGAGACCACTCTGGGAGGCCATCCATCAGGCCGGCGGAAAGGTGTTCGCGGCCGGTTATATCTCCGAAGGCGAACAACGCGGCAACTTTGAATTTGCGGGTGATATTCAGAATTTGCTTAATTGCGCCGGATATCCCTCCAGGCAAGAGGCGGCCAAATGGCATTCGGCCGGACACAAAATCACCTGTTATGCGAACCCGCAGGGAGGAGCGGAAGTGCCGGAGACCTACCGGCGGAACTTTGGCGTCCTTCTCTGGCAGTATGATTATGACGGCGCCATGACTTGGCTTTATCAGTGCGGCCACTATCATGAAAATAAGGGCGCCTTGAATACCTGGAATGATTTTACTCCGTTGGTTTGTTATAAAGCGGCTAATATGGTCTATCCGGCAGCCGACGGGGTGATAGATACGTTGGAATGGGAAGGTTATCGCGAAGGGGTGGATGACGCGCGATATTTAGCCGCCTTGGTTGCGGCGGCGAAAGAAGCCAGGGAAAGCAAAGACCCGAAGATGAAGGATGCGGCCGGCCGCGCAAACGGTTTTCTGGCTGAATTGAAGCAGGGCGATATCAACCGGGATGTGGAGGATATGGACCTTTTGCGGCTGAAAATGATAGACCTCATACTCAAGCTGAAGGGAGAAGATAATGAACAAGAGAATAATTAAATTCCTTCTCACCCTCCTCCTTTTTCCCCTTGAATTAAAGGCGGAAAGCGCGGATGCTTTGATTCCTTTTCTTTCCCAACAGCCGGTTCTGGATGGCAGGATTGCGGATGACATTGCCTGGAAGGACATTGCGCCCCTCGGCCCGTTTTATCTTCTTAAGAATGGAGAAAAGGCCGTCCCCCAGACAGCGGTAAGAGTAGGGGTATGGGGCGACAGCCTTTATTTTGGAGTGGTTGCCATTGAGCCGGAGGTCGCAAAAATAAAGGCAAAATTGAATGATACCGAAGACCTCTGGACAGAGGACAGCATAGAAGTGTTTATTTTGCCGAAAGGCAGCAAAGATTATTGTCAGTTCGTTGTTAATGCTGCCGGCAAAAGGTTTAACGGCCGGAATGCGGGCGATGTTTTTCCGTTGTGGGACTGGGAGGCAAAGACATATAAAGACAGAGATTGCTGGTCAGTGGAGATAAGAATCCCGTTTCTCCTGTTTAATGCCATTCCATCGGGCGTATGGCGGGGGAATATCTGCCGGAACAGGCGCATATCCCAAGAATCCTATTCTTCTTGGGCAAGCCAGCAAGTGTCTTTTCATCAGTCGGGCAAATGGGGCCGTCTCATATTTCTTCCCTGTGATGCCTCCCGGCCGGTTTCTTCGGACCTGGTCGGTATTGTCAAAAAAGAGCTGGATTCTCTTCCCGGGCGGGAAACGGAGGGTGTCTCCAAGCGAATGCGGGAAAAAGGTAAAGCGGCCGCCCGCGAATATTTTTCTTGCCTTGATTATTTGACGCTCGGCGATGCGTACGCATTGCTTGGAGAAATATGGGGCTTCCGGCAAAGAGAGAAATCAGAATTGGAACAATTGAGGCGCCGGACAGCCGAAATAAAATTCCTGGCCTTCAAAAGGCGGTTTTTCAAGGAGCGCTGGGTAAAATGACCAAACGAAACATCTTGTTAATCGTTGTTTTTAGCTTTTGTTTCGCTTTTTCAATCCGCGCGGAAGCGCCACAGACCATGACGGTTGCTTTAATTTACAGCAACTTCCGGCCGGCTCAGCGATATGCCTACGATGGCGTCTTTGCCTCTTTGAAATGTAATTTTGACAGATGGGAGAATGTCAATGTGGATAAACTGGCCCAGTCTCTTCATGATTATGATATTCTCCTTTTTCATGAAAACTGCAATCTGGCAAACCCGCAGAAATTTGACCGCTACCATGAGCAATGGCGCTCCTTCTTGGAAAATGGGGGTGTGATAATTATCCAGGAAGCCGCGGCCAATGACCATTTAGACTGGCTTGCTTCCCTTGGCGCTTCCTTTCAACTGAGTGTTAAAATTTATCCTGAATTTCAAAAGAGCAATGACTGGACCAATCCCGGCGCCGAATTAAACTTTGGGCCGCTTCTATCGTCCTGGGCGCACTTTACAAAGTGGCCGCCGGAATGGATCGTCGCCAACCGTGATGGCCATGATATGCCGATAGTTCTTTATCAAAGGGTGGGAAAAGGGCTGATCGTGGTTACCACTTCTTATTTTAGCCGCGGATTCCCGCTTGCGGGACATTTCAAAACCATCCGGGACCTGATATTGAAGGAGGGGAAGACCGCGCCCGTGAAAGTGGTCTCTGTTTCCTGGGGGGATAAATTCATTGGAAACAACGAGCTTCGGGCGACAGTGGAGAATACCGACGATGAGTCCGTGGATGTGAGCGTTGCAGCGGTTGTCACCCGATGCGGAGGAGATGCGGTATCGGCGGATCAGAATAAAATTTACCGGATACCAGCCAATGGAAGCGCAGAGATTGTTTTGCCCTATCGCATAACAAAGGAGGGAGAGCGGTATATCAGATTCACCTTGGGCGACGGTTTGAAAAAAACGATTTATTTCCGCGCCTCGGAAGAGGTGAGCATAAGCCGCCTGGAAGGCGCGCTCAGTAAGTTGGCAGCGGAAATCGGTAAAAGCAAGGAGGATTTCTTCGCGCTGACAAACTCTTTTTCCGGCTATGGATGGTTTAAGGACTTTGGAGATCAGTGGTTGCAGGAGCTTTCTGTTCGCGAAACTGATTTCATGAAATGGGAGGAGGACATGGCGGGCATGTCTGCTTTGGGCAAAGCCGCCTGGGAAACTCAATTCGCGGCTGTTAAAAAGGCGCTTGAAGACGTGGATGAACTCGGGCGAAACCTGGAAACATTGAGGAAAAGAAATGAAATGTGGAAGAATCAGGCGGTCAAGTCCGACGCAGGCGCTCGATTTGCCGTCTCCGGCGCGACATCTTTGGAGAAGGTGTTTCGTGATAAACCGTGGAATAAGCCTGTTATTCAAGAACTGACGCTTCAAATGGCGGCGAATGAATATGAGAGCACTCAGATTGTCATAATTCCTCTGCAAGGCGGTGAACTGCCCGGTCTGAATGTGGTTTGCTCTGAGCTGATATCGGAAAATGGCGGGAACTGGATTTCCGCCGAAAACATAGACATCCGGCGGGTAGGTTATGTGTCTTATCCCCATTACCCCTCCGCTGGCCATGATCTTTCAGACGCGAATAAAAAGTCAGATTGGTATCCTGATCCCCTCCTGCGGAACAGAACATTCAACATAGCTTCTGACGATGTTGTCCAATCGGTGTGGATTACAGTCCATGCTCCTCCCGGCACGGCGCCGGGCGAATACAAGGGAACTTTAACGGTATGTCCGCCTGATAGTCCGCCCAGGCATCTCCCTTTTACGGTAAAGATATGGGACTTTGAACTCTCGCAGGATTTACTTCCCACAGAATTTACTTTCCGGCCCGGCCAGGTTGTCAGGTTCTATTATGGTGCTCAGGAATTAAAAAACACCTGGGAACGCATGCCGGCCTCCCTCTGCCGCGAATATCTTCAGTTTTTTTTGCGTTACCGCATAACGCCCCAGGTCCTTGACGAAGGGGTGGGCCGAAGCCGCGCTTCTGTTCCATATTTGGGTGAACGATGGGAAGGCGATAAACTGGTCCTTGATTTTGGCGAATTTGACAAGAACGTGGAACTGATGCGCAAAAACGGGGCGAAGTTTATCCGGGCGGGATCTTTCTCCGGAAACGAGATTGATGAAAACTACTGGACGAACTATCTTCCCCGGGTCTCTGATCATATCAAGCAAAAAGGGTGGCTTGATGCTTTCTATGTTTACCTGAAGGATGAACCAATTCGGGAACAATTCGATCTGGTAAAAAAGGAGGCATCCCTGGCTGGAAGATTGGCCCCTGGTTTAAAACGCCTGTGCACGGCGGCCATTGATGACTATTTTACGTCTGACCCGGAAAAATACATAGACATTTGGGTGCCGCTCATCCCTTACTATAATGCCGGGCTTGCCCGACAGAGGCGGCAAAAAGGAGAATCCGTCTGGTTCTATGTGTGCTGTACTCCCGAGCGGCCGAACTTTTTCATCTGCCAGCCTTCTATGGAACATCGTGTTCTATTTTGGCTTTTGGAAAAATATCAGGCCGAGGGGTTTCTTTACTGGGGGCTGGCAGTCTGGCAGCCCAACACGATCAATGATATTGAAGAAGATGGAAGTCCAAAGAAGTCATGGAATCCCTCCGCCGCCTGCAAACTTCCCGCCGGTGACGGCTTTCTTGCCTACCCGGCCGGTAAAAAAATCGCGGATGGCCTGAACCCGTCAATAAGGCTGGAAGTGATCAGGGACGGGTTGGAGGATTGGGAATATTTCCGCCGCTTGGAGGAAAGGTTAAAAGAACTGAAGGAGAAAGAAGGAGACAAAATTCAGAAGTTAATTAAAGAGACCGAGGTGGTATTGGAGATTGAGAAGGATTTAATAAGGGACAAACAGGATTATAGCAAGGAGCCGGCAAAGCTTTATCAGAAGAGGGCGCATGTGGCCAGGCAGATAGAAAAGATAAAGCAAGCCGCGCGGCCGTGACCGGCATAGCGAAAAATGCCGGTTGCGCGATGCGAAAGAATGAAAACCCGAAAGGAGCTTAAGCCAACAATGGATGCAAGAATAAAAAATAACGAAAAAATATTATTTATCGGAGACAGCATAACAGATTGTGGCCGTCGCGCTGCGGAGCGTCCGCTGGGCAACGGCTATGTCAGAATATTCAGGGACTATTTGATTATCCGCGCATCGGCGAAGAAAGTCGTGATGGTAAACAAAGGCATTGACGGCGATACCTCGGTGGCGTTGTTGAATCGCTTGGAGGATGATCTATTGCGGCATAAGCCGGACCGGATTTCAATCCAGGTCGGGATTAACGATCTTTACCGCCATCTTGCGCGTGCGGCGGACGGCGTTTCGCCGGAAAGTTATGAGGAGGTTTATCGGAAAATGTTGAAACGCATCAGGTCTGAATTGCCAAGATGCATGCTTTTGTTGATTCAGCCTTTTTATATCAGCAGGGAATCTTCAAAAGATAGTTTCCGCCAAAATATCCTGGGGCTTCTGCCTCAATATTTGAAGGTGGTTGAAAAGATGAGCGAGGAGTTCAACACCCGCATGGTCAGGACGCATGCAATGTTCCAAAATCTGCTGAAATATTACGAGCCGGACGTGTTCTGTCTTGAACCGGTGCATCCCAATTTGACGGGGCACGCGGCGATTGCCTCGGCAGTGTATGATCTGTTTTGTCGGTCATGACATTATGGCCCAACCCGGCTATGCCGGGTTGGGGTTCACAAGCATTGGGGGGCTGGGATCTACGAAGAAATCTACGAGAAGCGCGCGCGCGTACGAATTATATTCTTGCCCCCAATGACCGCGTTTGCCC harbors:
- a CDS encoding uroporphyrinogen decarboxylase family protein; this translates as MSSSDNSEFVNPEARKTFRATMCFQKSDFIPSFEALGFWDDTVKRWHAEGLPADQTPWEYFRIDRLMDNTGGFENPSALKRLIDLVFQIPYWPLFETKVIEEKDDYLIKQDEDGVIKKVMKHGVSMPQFLKFPVETRLDWEKIKERLNPESEERYGAIKAMASDLRKRRHILRFGICGSYGFQRNLFGEEKLAYLFYDAPGLLHDVMKHWLCFQTAVADRICPLVDFDYVFLWEDMAFKTAPFISPDIFREFMFPYLKAFIGHVRARHHLDLFMVDSDGNNLALLPLLVEAGINVFMPCEIAAGMEPVSVREKFPNLALLGGIDKRALLKGKKEIEAEIIKKASLLPAGQGYIPSVDHAVPPDVSFENFCYYTKFLRKITGGVF
- a CDS encoding uroporphyrinogen decarboxylase family protein, whose translation is MTSKERVLKAVNSEEADRVPLDYFAMPEIDERLKLHLGVKTREELLQKLGIDFRIVAGKYKGAIPQPPAEGIIMDEWGVGRKAVSHGTGVYNQECCRPLENARTVDEVENHRWPSAEDYDFSGIREECKMKKEYAICGSGPTADWINRASYLRGFDNFLVDLAEENPVSLRILDKMTDFYCQYDKRLLEEAGGGIDILWIGDDYGTQKGLLLSREMWRKVIRPHVARIIILAHDHGAKIMFHSCGSIRELMPDLIETGVDIIDTLQPEAKGMAPSELKGEFYGKVAFHGMISTAGTLACGKPENVRREVMERLRVMKPGGGYMLAPTHFIQSNTPEENIVEMYKTAREYGCY
- a CDS encoding Gfo/Idh/MocA family oxidoreductase — translated: MGTKIKVGLIGAGWISSCHVKGYRALGDRVEILAIADANQERAEKLRAATGAKHVFGNCRDLLELAEIDAVDIMLPTFLHAEAAISACRKGKHVLCEKPFASTGRECAQMAAAARKAKVLLMPFHNLVFFPSILKAYDVLQKGEIGRPVIYRAKHIFGYPGGSMKFLENNYRGDRRKSGGGAIMEGGAHSIYLAERLMGRIARVSAKLTRFPSGKFEIENGGVVLFEFANGAVGTMTVYWGAGYGDDGKEIIGTKGALIVNGMEYQSLRKPPLGIYRDPKALGHHTSDASQSWEFPYIDFDWEKSFVNTIVHFIDCIQNHKKAIINAEDGKSVIKVVEAIYLSARQGKCVRV
- a CDS encoding uroporphyrinogen decarboxylase family protein, which encodes MNGYELVKKAIEFGSPERVPVVSVKFDPERDNCTIDYGTLGAGAKLWEPLRATQDEWGCVWNRTGLDNMGQVKEHPLSSREAMKNYKFPDPDAGDRFANLENILKDVAGKYVLLNLPFTLFERMHYLRGFTELLEDFYLYPEEVRGLAEKIVDFQIGVVNRLKDFKGRVHGVLMTDDWGTQSATIISLPLWREFFKPGYKRLFAAIHDMGMHTWLHSCGKVNDFINEFIEVGLDVINLGQPALAGIAETGKKFAGRICFASFVDVQTTFVRGTLDEIRAEAKLMIEKQGTPKGGFIGFDVDYECIGVAKERRDAMISAFREFGKLSC
- a CDS encoding sugar phosphate isomerase/epimerase, encoding MHDRIGVMASLKEKGSGFKEMKRYNLKVCQLYSWEPHVWSEELAGRVRADAKSSGIHITAFWAGWTGPATWNMVDGPGTLGLLPAAYRYHRIMELTKAGDFAQKLGVPAIITHLGFIPENPLDSLFRDMVIAVRAIAQELSKRNLEFWFETGQETPLTLLRLIREVGAPNLGINLDPANLILYGKGNPIDALDVFGKYVRNIHAKDALCPTDPSQIGREVKVGEGRVRFPEFVRKLKKIGFKGEFIIEREVSGEQQARDILETTKYLKKLLEAKND
- a CDS encoding DUF4091 domain-containing protein; the protein is MTVALIYSNFRPAQRYAYDGVFASLKCNFDRWENVNVDKLAQSLHDYDILLFHENCNLANPQKFDRYHEQWRSFLENGGVIIIQEAAANDHLDWLASLGASFQLSVKIYPEFQKSNDWTNPGAELNFGPLLSSWAHFTKWPPEWIVANRDGHDMPIVLYQRVGKGLIVVTTSYFSRGFPLAGHFKTIRDLILKEGKTAPVKVVSVSWGDKFIGNNELRATVENTDDESVDVSVAAVVTRCGGDAVSADQNKIYRIPANGSAEIVLPYRITKEGERYIRFTLGDGLKKTIYFRASEEVSISRLEGALSKLAAEIGKSKEDFFALTNSFSGYGWFKDFGDQWLQELSVRETDFMKWEEDMAGMSALGKAAWETQFAAVKKALEDVDELGRNLETLRKRNEMWKNQAVKSDAGARFAVSGATSLEKVFRDKPWNKPVIQELTLQMAANEYESTQIVIIPLQGGELPGLNVVCSELISENGGNWISAENIDIRRVGYVSYPHYPSAGHDLSDANKKSDWYPDPLLRNRTFNIASDDVVQSVWITVHAPPGTAPGEYKGTLTVCPPDSPPRHLPFTVKIWDFELSQDLLPTEFTFRPGQVVRFYYGAQELKNTWERMPASLCREYLQFFLRYRITPQVLDEGVGRSRASVPYLGERWEGDKLVLDFGEFDKNVELMRKNGAKFIRAGSFSGNEIDENYWTNYLPRVSDHIKQKGWLDAFYVYLKDEPIREQFDLVKKEASLAGRLAPGLKRLCTAAIDDYFTSDPEKYIDIWVPLIPYYNAGLARQRRQKGESVWFYVCCTPERPNFFICQPSMEHRVLFWLLEKYQAEGFLYWGLAVWQPNTINDIEEDGSPKKSWNPSAACKLPAGDGFLAYPAGKKIADGLNPSIRLEVIRDGLEDWEYFRRLEERLKELKEKEGDKIQKLIKETEVVLEIEKDLIRDKQDYSKEPAKLYQKRAHVARQIEKIKQAARP
- a CDS encoding SGNH/GDSL hydrolase family protein, with amino-acid sequence MDARIKNNEKILFIGDSITDCGRRAAERPLGNGYVRIFRDYLIIRASAKKVVMVNKGIDGDTSVALLNRLEDDLLRHKPDRISIQVGINDLYRHLARAADGVSPESYEEVYRKMLKRIRSELPRCMLLLIQPFYISRESSKDSFRQNILGLLPQYLKVVEKMSEEFNTRMVRTHAMFQNLLKYYEPDVFCLEPVHPNLTGHAAIASAVYDLFCRS